In Alkaliphilus flagellatus, one DNA window encodes the following:
- a CDS encoding nitroreductase family protein, which translates to MNNLDFIYKRHSVRKFKNEDVPLDHIRDIIKAATYAPSGKNLQNWHFIIVKNKEKIDGMALTIENKAYEMVDSINDEELKKEFLKYLKYTTVFKNAPVAILIFAGPYPATGLEILKAKGASNEEIHQLLRPSPGIQNIGAATQNLMLAAANMGYGTCWMTSANFASKELSKFIGFEKEGYYLAAITPLGVPEESELTSPARKPIDEIMTIIE; encoded by the coding sequence ATGAATAATCTCGATTTTATCTATAAAAGACATAGTGTTAGAAAATTTAAAAATGAAGATGTCCCCTTAGATCATATAAGAGATATAATTAAGGCGGCTACATATGCTCCATCGGGTAAAAATCTACAAAATTGGCACTTTATTATAGTTAAAAACAAAGAAAAAATTGATGGCATGGCTTTGACTATTGAAAATAAGGCATATGAAATGGTAGACTCCATAAATGATGAGGAGTTAAAAAAAGAATTCCTTAAATATTTAAAATATACAACCGTATTTAAAAATGCACCCGTAGCTATATTAATATTCGCAGGGCCATACCCTGCCACAGGACTTGAAATTCTCAAAGCTAAAGGAGCATCTAATGAGGAGATCCATCAGCTACTTAGACCATCTCCAGGAATACAAAATATTGGAGCCGCAACTCAAAACCTTATGCTTGCTGCTGCCAATATGGGCTATGGAACCTGCTGGATGACAAGCGCAAATTTTGCAAGTAAAGAATTGAGCAAATTTATAGGATTTGAAAAAGAAGGCTATTATCTTGCTGCTATTACTCCCTTAGGGGTTCCCGAAGAATCTGAGCTTACAAGTCCTGCTAGAAAACCAATAGATGAGATTATGACTATTATAGAATAA
- a CDS encoding ATP-grasp domain-containing protein, with translation MKLVTFDPFKTIGMPNITYIKPEYIFKEIEKVKEADCILFPEYWQINSLVYGLKKKIFPNINTYQLGHNKVETTRVLLATFPQNVPYTKILSKYDVNIETIEEEFGYPLVAKEIKSSMGMGVFLIENRQELKSYVENNEVLYIQEKLPIYKDLRIVYVGNKVIGSYWRIAGEGQFHNNIAKGANYDYNNIPLEAIELVEKVAATLGINHAGFDIAVVDNNYYILEYNVMFGNEGLRNMGIEVEKYIYEYILSSPDFNPNNPNNPNSPIYPKAS, from the coding sequence ATGAAACTAGTCACCTTTGATCCTTTTAAAACCATAGGAATGCCAAATATAACTTATATTAAACCAGAATATATTTTTAAAGAAATAGAGAAAGTAAAAGAAGCAGATTGCATATTGTTTCCAGAATATTGGCAGATAAATTCTTTAGTCTATGGACTTAAAAAGAAGATATTTCCTAATATCAACACTTACCAATTAGGACATAATAAAGTTGAAACTACTAGGGTATTATTGGCCACATTTCCACAAAATGTACCTTATACTAAAATATTGAGTAAATATGATGTAAATATTGAAACAATTGAAGAAGAGTTCGGATATCCCTTAGTAGCTAAGGAAATAAAAAGCTCTATGGGGATGGGAGTTTTTCTTATAGAAAACAGGCAGGAACTAAAAAGTTATGTAGAGAATAATGAGGTTTTATATATTCAAGAAAAACTTCCTATATATAAGGATTTAAGAATAGTATATGTAGGCAATAAGGTAATAGGATCCTATTGGAGAATAGCTGGTGAAGGTCAGTTCCACAACAATATTGCAAAAGGAGCCAATTATGATTACAATAATATTCCTTTAGAAGCCATTGAGTTAGTCGAAAAGGTTGCTGCTACATTAGGTATAAATCATGCAGGATTTGATATAGCTGTAGTTGATAATAATTATTATATACTAGAATATAATGTAATGTTTGGAAATGAAGGACTAAGAAATATGGGAATTGAAGTAGAAAAATATATTTACGAGTATATTTTGTCAAGTCCTGATTTTAATCCAAACAATCCTAATAACCCTAATAGTCCTATATATCCTAAAGCTTCATAA
- a CDS encoding SprT-like domain-containing protein translates to MKIIIGYKYDKETIEKKRAYIFNELIKASVNIKTGIIKDISISDLKILFELYDSIFLSNWFKDTFKGSFKFSLSKRMTKSAGLTLCPKNINVLNPENIVIEFRIGVNFFFQYDLIDRTKIVCGIETNNGLEALQLVLEHEICHAIEYLYFYKSSCRGDRFKTIANNLFGHTNSYHQLPTNKELAMKKFDLSIGDKISFIFKGKKLKGIIYRINKRATIMVQDKNGQYVDKQGDRYVKYYVDLNRIVK, encoded by the coding sequence GTGAAAATTATTATAGGATATAAATATGATAAAGAAACAATAGAAAAGAAACGTGCTTATATTTTTAATGAATTAATTAAAGCATCAGTAAATATAAAAACTGGGATCATTAAAGATATATCAATTTCTGATTTAAAGATACTATTTGAACTTTATGACAGCATATTTTTAAGCAATTGGTTTAAAGATACATTTAAAGGTTCTTTTAAATTTTCACTTTCTAAGCGCATGACTAAAAGTGCAGGACTTACTCTTTGTCCTAAAAATATAAATGTATTAAATCCAGAAAATATTGTTATAGAATTCCGTATTGGAGTGAATTTCTTTTTTCAATATGATCTTATAGATAGAACTAAGATAGTATGCGGTATAGAAACTAACAACGGTCTTGAAGCACTACAATTAGTTTTAGAACATGAAATTTGTCACGCTATAGAATATTTATATTTTTATAAATCTAGTTGTAGAGGGGATAGGTTTAAGACAATTGCAAACAATCTCTTTGGACACACTAATAGTTATCACCAACTTCCAACGAATAAGGAATTAGCTATGAAAAAATTTGACCTAAGCATTGGCGATAAAATATCGTTTATTTTTAAAGGTAAGAAATTAAAAGGTATTATTTATAGAATAAATAAACGGGCAACGATCATGGTACAAGATAAAAATGGACAATATGTTGATAAACAAGGGGATAGATATGTAAAGTATTATGTAGATTTAAATAGAATAGTAAAGTAG
- a CDS encoding uracil-xanthine permease family protein — MSKVRKLSDAPIEDISTLGPLKGITLGIQHVFTLFASTVLVPILTGLDIGVALVMSGIGTLIFHFITQGKVPAYLGSSFSFIAPIILAGDLYGLDYARGGIVVAGIIYMIFAWLISIYGSEKILRYFPPIVNGPIIIVISMTLAPNAIAMASQDWLLSMVTLAVIIGIAMFSKGFLKIVPVIIGLTAGYLLAVILRRIDFSPITQAAWIGVPNFALPKFSFASTMIVAPIALTTVVEHIGDVLAMSGVVKKDFARNPGLTRTLIGDGLATSVSACFGGPANTTYSQNTGVLALTKVWDPKVMRVAAVMTILIGLIPKLNAFTSTIPRPVIGGAVIILFGMIASIGARTLVDNKVDFSKSRNMIIIAVILVFGLGGAVIPIKIGYTEIKLVGMALAAIVGIILNIILPTDTDDEYEDEEIIA, encoded by the coding sequence ATGAGTAAAGTAAGAAAACTAAGCGATGCTCCAATAGAAGACATAAGTACTCTTGGACCACTCAAGGGCATCACTCTTGGTATCCAACATGTATTCACACTATTCGCTTCAACTGTATTGGTTCCAATATTAACTGGTCTTGACATAGGTGTCGCACTTGTTATGTCAGGTATAGGAACATTAATCTTTCATTTTATTACCCAAGGTAAGGTACCTGCATATTTAGGTTCGTCCTTTTCATTCATTGCCCCAATTATCTTAGCTGGAGACCTGTATGGTCTTGATTATGCCCGTGGCGGAATTGTTGTAGCTGGAATTATTTATATGATTTTCGCATGGCTTATATCTATTTATGGATCTGAAAAAATATTGAGATATTTTCCACCAATCGTTAACGGCCCTATTATAATTGTAATTAGTATGACTCTCGCACCTAATGCTATCGCAATGGCATCTCAAGATTGGCTATTATCAATGGTAACATTAGCTGTTATTATTGGAATAGCAATGTTTAGCAAGGGATTTCTAAAAATTGTACCCGTTATTATTGGACTTACAGCAGGCTATTTATTGGCAGTTATTTTAAGAAGGATAGATTTTTCTCCTATAACACAAGCTGCTTGGATTGGAGTTCCAAACTTTGCATTACCTAAGTTTAGCTTTGCCTCAACCATGATTGTGGCCCCAATAGCTCTTACTACAGTTGTAGAACATATAGGCGATGTATTGGCAATGAGTGGAGTAGTAAAAAAAGATTTTGCCAGAAACCCTGGGCTAACAAGAACTCTTATTGGAGATGGTTTAGCTACATCAGTATCAGCATGTTTTGGAGGACCTGCTAACACAACTTACTCTCAAAATACAGGAGTTTTAGCACTTACAAAAGTATGGGACCCAAAGGTTATGAGAGTAGCTGCGGTTATGACAATATTAATAGGTTTAATTCCTAAATTAAATGCTTTTACAAGCACTATACCTAGGCCGGTAATTGGTGGAGCAGTAATCATTTTATTTGGAATGATAGCTTCTATAGGAGCTAGAACACTTGTAGATAATAAAGTAGACTTTTCAAAATCTAGAAATATGATTATCATTGCAGTTATCCTAGTTTTCGGTTTAGGAGGAGCTGTAATCCCAATAAAAATTGGATATACTGAAATTAAACTTGTAGGAATGGCTCTTGCTGCTATTGTTGGAATTATACTAAATATAATACTACCTACAGATACGGATGATGAGTATGAGGATGAAGAAATTATAGCTTAA